In Caldisphaera lagunensis DSM 15908, a single genomic region encodes these proteins:
- a CDS encoding fibrillarin-like rRNA/tRNA 2'-O-methyltransferase encodes MEIREHENWKNVYIIEQEDGTYKLATKNLVKGQRVYGEKLYQYNDVEYREWNAYRSKLAAALLKGLEELPIKEKDRILYLGIASGTTASHISDIIGNEGLIFGIEFSPRVIRDLLLIVNDRKNIFPILADARFPENYRHMIETVNGLYADVAQPEQAQIVSRNAKFFLKDGGYLLLAIKARSIDVTKEPNEIYKMETEELVRNGFEIKDIIHLDPFDKDHAMIYGIYHRV; translated from the coding sequence ATGGAAATTAGAGAACATGAGAATTGGAAGAATGTATATATAATAGAGCAAGAGGATGGAACGTACAAGCTTGCAACAAAAAACCTTGTTAAGGGTCAAAGGGTTTATGGAGAAAAACTCTATCAATATAATGACGTAGAATACAGAGAATGGAATGCATATAGAAGCAAGTTAGCTGCTGCTTTGTTAAAAGGACTTGAGGAACTACCAATTAAAGAAAAAGATAGAATTTTGTATTTAGGAATTGCTAGTGGTACAACAGCTAGCCATATTAGTGATATAATAGGAAATGAAGGTTTAATTTTTGGAATAGAATTTTCTCCAAGAGTTATTAGAGATTTACTTTTAATAGTTAATGATAGAAAGAATATATTTCCTATCCTTGCCGATGCGAGGTTCCCAGAAAATTATCGCCATATGATAGAAACAGTAAATGGGTTATATGCTGATGTAGCTCAACCAGAACAGGCTCAAATTGTATCAAGAAATGCAAAATTTTTCCTCAAAGATGGAGGATATCTTTTACTAGCAATAAAAGCAAGGAGCATTGATGTTACAAAAGAACCTAATGAAATATATAAAATGGAAACAGAGGAATTGGTTAGAAATGGATTCGAAATAAAGGATATAATTCATTTAGATCCATTCGATAAGGATCATGCAATGATCTATGGTATTTACCATAGGGTGTAA
- a CDS encoding DUF61 family protein: MESNDKSIKSLQKKILDKINETQKLWPKETLNLIEVYNGKTSVLLESNEYHEFDKEEIKTVLEIVPQYFWKFIKLPILLRYNKDSEGRSWYNVLGDTWQKRFVEILITGQYSFDGIEELDVEMFLKILKKFKSLIFVSVF, translated from the coding sequence TTGGAATCAAATGATAAATCCATTAAATCCTTACAAAAAAAGATTTTAGATAAGATAAATGAAACCCAAAAATTATGGCCTAAAGAAACATTAAATTTAATTGAAGTATATAATGGAAAAACATCTGTATTATTAGAGAGCAATGAATATCATGAATTTGATAAAGAGGAAATTAAAACAGTTCTTGAAATTGTACCCCAATATTTTTGGAAATTTATTAAATTACCCATCTTATTAAGATATAATAAAGATTCAGAAGGTAGATCATGGTATAATGTTTTAGGAGATACATGGCAAAAAAGATTTGTAGAAATTCTTATAACCGGACAGTATAGCTTCGATGGAATTGAAGAATTAGACGTTGAGATGTTCCTAAAAATTCTTAAAAAATTTAAAAGTTTAATATTTGTTTCAGTGTTTTAA